One genomic window of Azospirillum sp. TSH58 includes the following:
- a CDS encoding response regulator transcription factor — MDRKPVDYGQYSILVIEDQPFVRRTIMQILSQIGFRSIAEADNGETGMRECIRATPDVIVCDIDMKPVSGLQFLAELRASAEVRNRRTPVVFLTNHTESEIVKKAMALGVNGFVVKPPSFGALKERVDRLLAGK, encoded by the coding sequence ATGGACCGGAAGCCGGTCGATTACGGGCAGTACAGCATCCTGGTCATCGAAGATCAGCCCTTCGTGCGCCGGACCATCATGCAGATCCTCTCGCAGATCGGCTTCCGCTCGATCGCCGAGGCCGACAACGGGGAGACCGGCATGCGGGAATGCATCCGCGCCACCCCCGACGTGATCGTCTGCGACATCGACATGAAGCCGGTGTCCGGCCTGCAGTTCCTGGCCGAGCTGCGGGCCAGCGCGGAGGTGCGGAACCGCCGCACGCCGGTGGTCTTCCTGACCAACCACACGGAATCCGAGATCGTGAAGAAGGCCATGGCCCTGGGCGTCAACGGCTTCGTCGTGAAGCCGCCGTCCTTCGGTGCCCTGAAGGAGCGGGTGGACCGTCTGCTGGCCGGCAAGTGA
- a CDS encoding hybrid sensor histidine kinase/response regulator has product MPKEKADPDKPDKTQPTSGEAFRECLEALNRNLAEGLRTADRLQRDASRLVQESARLAAEMAEQRREMGRLRDRLHRAEDSRAAREEELRCAHEMAERADRAKARFLTAASHDLRQPIQAAALYAHILRGAVGTNPAAREAADLLQASIDSLSGMLSGLLDLARLEAGAVDVAVTEFRPDTLMRRLAQEFRASATTEGTSLHVHPCGVAVRTDARLLERILTHLLSNAIRHGGGDGRRVLLGCRRRPGAVEFQVWDDGRGIPPDARAAIFEEFHQLDNPERSAAKGFGLGLPLVARTARLLGLTLDLRSQVGQGTVFTVTVPRADLPPEPDRRLTAAARAIAAAATSAAVAASPTDRMRGRRVLLVEDDERVRHAMTMLLKRWGVRVTAVGSAEELADRLPRLRSRPHVVLADHRLPRGQTGRTVAELVRRRWDVPVVIITGDTAPERLREARSIGCRLLHKPVEPGDLAATLDDVMEG; this is encoded by the coding sequence ATGCCGAAGGAAAAAGCGGATCCGGACAAACCGGACAAAACTCAGCCGACCAGCGGAGAGGCGTTCCGGGAATGCCTGGAGGCCTTGAACCGCAACCTCGCCGAAGGGCTCCGGACCGCGGACCGCCTCCAGCGCGACGCCAGCCGTCTGGTCCAGGAAAGCGCGCGTCTGGCCGCCGAAATGGCCGAGCAACGCCGCGAAATGGGTCGGCTTCGCGACCGGCTGCACCGCGCCGAGGACAGCCGCGCCGCCCGGGAGGAGGAGCTGCGCTGCGCCCATGAGATGGCGGAGCGTGCCGACCGCGCCAAGGCGCGCTTCCTGACGGCGGCCAGCCACGACCTGCGCCAGCCGATCCAGGCGGCGGCGCTCTACGCCCACATCCTGCGCGGCGCGGTCGGCACGAACCCGGCGGCCAGGGAGGCGGCGGACCTGCTCCAGGCCTCCATCGACAGCCTGAGCGGCATGCTGAGCGGCCTTCTGGACCTTGCCCGGCTGGAGGCCGGCGCGGTGGACGTCGCGGTCACGGAGTTCCGCCCCGACACGCTGATGCGCCGCTTGGCCCAGGAGTTCCGGGCGAGCGCGACGACCGAGGGAACGAGCCTGCACGTCCACCCCTGCGGCGTGGCGGTGAGGACCGACGCGCGGCTGCTGGAACGGATCCTGACCCACCTGCTGTCCAACGCCATCCGGCATGGCGGGGGGGACGGCCGGCGTGTCCTTCTGGGCTGCCGACGGCGCCCCGGCGCGGTGGAGTTCCAGGTGTGGGACGACGGGCGGGGCATTCCCCCCGACGCCCGCGCCGCGATCTTCGAGGAGTTCCACCAGCTCGACAATCCGGAGCGCAGCGCGGCCAAGGGCTTCGGCCTCGGCCTGCCGCTGGTGGCCCGCACGGCGCGGCTGCTCGGCCTGACGCTGGACCTGCGGTCCCAGGTTGGGCAGGGCACCGTCTTCACGGTGACCGTGCCGCGCGCCGACCTTCCCCCCGAACCCGACCGCCGCCTGACCGCCGCCGCCCGCGCCATCGCCGCGGCCGCCACCAGCGCGGCGGTGGCGGCATCCCCGACCGACCGGATGAGGGGCCGGCGGGTGCTGCTGGTGGAGGACGACGAGCGGGTGCGCCACGCCATGACCATGCTGCTGAAACGCTGGGGCGTCCGGGTGACCGCCGTCGGCTCGGCCGAGGAGCTGGCCGACCGCCTGCCCCGGCTGCGCAGCCGCCCGCACGTCGTGCTGGCCGATCACCGGCTCCCACGCGGACAGACCGGCCGCACGGTGGCGGAGCTGGTGCGCCGCCGCTGGGACGTGCCGGTCGTTATCATCACCGGCGACACGGCGCCGGAACGTCTGCGCGAGGCCCGCTCCATCGGCTGCCGCCTGCTGCACAAGCCGGTGGAGCCCGGCGACCTCGCCGCCACGCTCGACGACGTCATGGAGGGGTGA
- a CDS encoding cytochrome c: MIAGVAVLLALGAGAAAWAWESAIPPQPRPAADGFAPELVAEGARLAAVGNCIACHTVPGGRSFAGGLALPTPFGTIHSTNITPDEETGIGRWSEAAFNRAMRRGVDREGRHLYPAFPYDHYTRVSDADNRALYAYLMTRTPVRAEAPANDLPFPLNIRMTVAGWKLLHFREGAFTPDPAKPEVWNRGAYLAEGLGHCGACHSPRNALGAVEKDRAWAGGEAEGWTAYPINHDSPAPVPWTADSLTFYLRHGWHPAHGVSRGPMAEVTGNLAGLPDADVAAIAAYVADRMGPPGAERQRRGEALQALVPRLSADAGAPPGSGLSAAGSLTRPPAAGSAGAASGVDERGEAIYRTACATCHDSGRPQPFGGLPFALSAAVNASTPQNIVNVTLFGLPPGDGTVSAVMPAFGGALSDADMVALLRYLRGRFSEQPPWDGLDRLVADTRSGAHHVAVRPADGIERAPRNVGAAD; this comes from the coding sequence GTGATCGCAGGGGTCGCCGTTCTGCTGGCGCTCGGCGCCGGGGCGGCCGCCTGGGCATGGGAGTCGGCGATCCCGCCGCAGCCGCGCCCGGCGGCGGACGGCTTCGCGCCGGAGCTGGTGGCGGAAGGGGCACGGCTGGCGGCGGTGGGGAATTGCATCGCCTGCCACACGGTGCCGGGCGGACGGTCCTTCGCCGGGGGGCTGGCCCTGCCGACCCCCTTCGGCACCATCCATTCGACCAACATCACGCCCGACGAAGAGACCGGCATCGGCCGCTGGAGCGAGGCGGCCTTCAACCGCGCCATGCGGCGCGGGGTGGACCGCGAAGGCCGGCATCTCTATCCCGCCTTCCCCTACGACCACTACACGCGGGTCAGCGACGCCGACAACCGGGCGCTCTACGCCTATCTGATGACCCGCACTCCGGTGCGGGCGGAGGCGCCGGCCAACGATCTGCCCTTCCCGCTGAACATCCGCATGACGGTCGCCGGGTGGAAATTGCTCCACTTCCGCGAGGGCGCCTTCACCCCCGACCCGGCCAAGCCGGAGGTCTGGAACCGCGGCGCCTATCTGGCGGAGGGGCTGGGCCATTGCGGCGCCTGCCACAGCCCGCGCAACGCGCTGGGCGCGGTGGAGAAGGACCGCGCCTGGGCCGGCGGCGAGGCGGAGGGCTGGACCGCCTACCCCATCAACCACGACTCCCCGGCGCCCGTCCCCTGGACGGCGGACAGCCTGACCTTCTACCTGCGGCACGGCTGGCACCCGGCGCACGGCGTGTCGCGCGGACCGATGGCGGAGGTCACCGGCAACCTCGCCGGGCTGCCCGACGCCGACGTGGCCGCCATCGCCGCCTATGTCGCCGACCGCATGGGTCCCCCCGGCGCCGAGCGCCAGCGCCGCGGCGAGGCCCTGCAAGCCCTGGTCCCGCGCCTCAGCGCCGATGCGGGGGCGCCGCCGGGCTCCGGCCTTTCCGCCGCCGGCAGCCTGACCCGGCCGCCCGCCGCGGGCTCCGCGGGGGCCGCATCCGGGGTGGACGAGCGGGGCGAGGCGATCTACCGCACGGCCTGCGCCACCTGCCACGACTCCGGACGGCCGCAGCCCTTCGGCGGGCTGCCCTTCGCGCTCAGCGCGGCGGTGAACGCGTCCACCCCCCAGAACATCGTCAACGTCACGCTGTTCGGCCTGCCGCCCGGCGACGGCACCGTCAGCGCGGTGATGCCGGCCTTCGGCGGCGCGCTGTCCGACGCCGACATGGTGGCCCTGCTGCGCTATCTGCGCGGTCGCTTCAGCGAGCAGCCGCCGTGGGACGGCCTGGATCGGCTGGTGGCCGACACGCGCAGCGGTGCGCACCATGTGGCCGTCCGCCCCGCCGACGGCATCGAACGGGCGCCCCGGAACGTCGGCGCCGCGGACTGA
- a CDS encoding (2Fe-2S)-binding protein, protein MAIDLTVNGTPQRVEADPDTPLLYVLRDDLGLNGAKFGCGLGQCGSCTVMVDGRAVLSCVTPILLMQGRAVTTVEGLGTAEAPGPMQRAFIEEQAAQCGYCIPGMMMRAQALLQERPDADDAAIRRALEFNLCRCGTHMRILRAIRRAADTMRHAETGAPSGRAG, encoded by the coding sequence ATGGCGATCGACCTCACGGTGAACGGCACCCCGCAGCGGGTGGAGGCGGACCCGGACACGCCGCTGCTCTACGTGCTGCGCGACGACCTGGGGCTGAACGGGGCGAAGTTCGGCTGCGGGCTTGGCCAGTGCGGCTCCTGCACAGTGATGGTGGACGGGCGCGCCGTGCTGTCCTGCGTCACGCCGATCCTGCTGATGCAGGGGCGCGCCGTCACCACGGTGGAGGGGCTGGGCACCGCCGAGGCTCCCGGCCCCATGCAGCGCGCCTTCATCGAGGAGCAGGCGGCCCAGTGCGGCTACTGCATCCCCGGCATGATGATGCGGGCGCAGGCCCTGCTTCAGGAGCGGCCGGACGCCGACGACGCCGCGATCCGCCGCGCGCTGGAGTTCAACCTGTGCCGCTGCGGCACCCACATGCGCATCCTGCGGGCGATCCGCCGCGCCGCCGACACCATGCGGCACGCGGAGACCGGCGCTCCGTCCGGGAGGGCCGGCTGA
- a CDS encoding molybdopterin cofactor-binding domain-containing protein: MNDHTPFPLTRRGLLAGGGALVVTVSLARPLFAQTGGGGARPGSLAQTPRLDAWVRIGADGAITVFTGKAELGQGIRTALLQVAAEELRVPPAAITLVTADTARTPDEGYTAGSQSMQNSGTAIRAAAAQARALLAQEAARRLGAPADALGFADQRVTGPDGRSLGYGELAASLDLTEEVPPDAPLTAPDRLSVMGRPLPRVDIPAKVTGGAAYVQDLRLEGMLHARVVRPPSPAARLAALDSAAVEAMPGIVAVLRDGDFLAVVADKEYRAVKAMRALAAAARWEETATLPGVTPLPDLLRGLEREVGTVDAKGEAGAVADGPRSLRARFTRPYQLHGSIGPSCGVAVMGEDGLTVWSHTQGVYPDRKAIAEMLRLPVERVRVIHSEGSGCYGHNGADDAAADAALIASKLPGRPVRVQWMREQEHAGEPYGPAMMIEAAASLDGNGRIDRWTFDVWSNTHTTRPGGAGALLAARHLAEPFPAEPAAMQITPAGNGDRNAIPLYAIPNTRVLWHFLPDMPLRVSALRSLGAYANVFALESMMDDLALLAGADPVEFRLRHLEDPRARRVVELAAERFGWAGAAPAPGFGHGFAFARYKNHAAYLALAVELSVDRGSGRVRMTRATAAIDSGEIVNPDGIRNQTEGGIIQAMSWTLFERVAYDDTRVTSVDWASYPILRFASVPDRIDVHIVERPGDPFLGTGEAAQGPTAAAIGNAIRSATGRRLRDLPFTPDRMRESTATG, encoded by the coding sequence ATGAACGACCACACCCCGTTCCCCCTGACCCGCCGCGGCCTGCTGGCCGGAGGCGGCGCCCTGGTCGTCACCGTGTCGCTGGCCCGCCCCCTGTTCGCCCAGACCGGCGGCGGCGGAGCCCGGCCCGGCAGCCTCGCCCAGACGCCCCGGCTCGACGCCTGGGTCCGCATCGGCGCGGACGGCGCCATCACCGTCTTCACCGGCAAGGCGGAACTCGGCCAGGGCATCCGCACCGCCCTGCTCCAGGTCGCGGCGGAGGAGTTGCGAGTCCCGCCCGCCGCCATCACCCTGGTCACCGCCGACACCGCCCGCACCCCGGACGAGGGCTACACCGCCGGCAGCCAGTCCATGCAGAACAGCGGCACCGCCATCCGCGCCGCCGCCGCCCAAGCCCGCGCCCTGCTGGCGCAGGAAGCGGCGCGGCGCCTCGGCGCGCCGGCCGACGCGCTGGGCTTCGCCGACCAGCGGGTGACGGGGCCGGACGGACGCTCGCTCGGTTATGGAGAACTGGCCGCGTCGCTCGACCTGACCGAGGAGGTGCCGCCGGACGCCCCGCTGACCGCGCCGGACCGTCTGTCGGTGATGGGCCGGCCGCTGCCCCGCGTGGACATCCCGGCCAAGGTGACCGGCGGCGCGGCCTATGTGCAGGATCTGCGGCTGGAGGGCATGCTGCACGCCCGCGTCGTCCGCCCGCCCAGCCCCGCCGCCCGGCTGGCCGCGCTCGACAGCGCCGCCGTGGAGGCGATGCCGGGCATCGTCGCCGTGCTGCGCGACGGCGATTTCCTCGCCGTGGTGGCCGACAAGGAGTACCGGGCGGTCAAGGCGATGCGCGCCCTCGCCGCCGCCGCCCGCTGGGAGGAAACGGCGACCCTGCCCGGCGTTACCCCCCTCCCCGACCTGCTGCGCGGGCTGGAGCGGGAGGTCGGCACGGTGGACGCGAAGGGCGAGGCCGGCGCCGTCGCGGACGGGCCGCGCAGCCTGCGCGCCCGCTTCACCCGGCCCTACCAGCTTCACGGCTCGATCGGGCCGTCCTGCGGCGTGGCGGTGATGGGAGAGGACGGGCTGACCGTCTGGTCGCACACCCAGGGCGTCTATCCCGACCGCAAGGCCATCGCCGAGATGCTGCGCCTGCCCGTGGAGCGGGTGCGGGTGATCCACAGCGAGGGCTCCGGCTGCTACGGCCACAACGGCGCCGACGACGCGGCGGCGGACGCCGCCCTGATCGCCAGCAAGCTGCCCGGCCGCCCGGTGCGCGTGCAGTGGATGCGCGAGCAGGAGCATGCCGGGGAGCCCTACGGCCCGGCCATGATGATCGAGGCCGCGGCCTCCCTGGACGGGAACGGGCGGATCGACCGCTGGACCTTCGACGTCTGGTCCAACACCCACACCACGCGCCCCGGCGGGGCCGGCGCCCTGCTGGCCGCCCGCCATCTGGCCGAACCGTTCCCGGCGGAACCGGCCGCCATGCAGATCACCCCCGCCGGCAACGGCGACCGCAACGCCATCCCGCTCTATGCCATCCCGAACACCCGCGTCCTCTGGCATTTCCTGCCCGACATGCCGCTGCGGGTGTCGGCGCTGCGGTCGCTCGGCGCCTACGCCAACGTCTTCGCGCTGGAAAGCATGATGGACGATCTCGCGCTGCTGGCCGGGGCCGATCCCGTGGAGTTCCGCCTGCGCCATCTGGAGGACCCGCGCGCCCGCCGGGTGGTGGAGCTGGCGGCGGAGCGCTTCGGCTGGGCGGGCGCCGCGCCGGCGCCGGGCTTCGGCCACGGCTTCGCCTTCGCCCGCTACAAGAACCACGCCGCCTATCTGGCGCTGGCGGTGGAGCTGTCGGTGGACCGCGGCAGCGGGCGGGTGCGGATGACCCGCGCCACCGCCGCCATCGACAGCGGCGAGATCGTCAACCCGGACGGCATCCGCAACCAGACGGAAGGCGGCATCATCCAGGCGATGAGCTGGACCCTGTTCGAGCGCGTCGCCTACGACGACACCCGCGTCACCTCGGTGGATTGGGCCAGCTACCCCATCCTGCGCTTCGCCAGCGTTCCCGACCGCATCGACGTCCACATCGTCGAGCGGCCCGGCGATCCCTTCCTCGGCACCGGCGAGGCGGCGCAGGGTCCGACCGCCGCGGCCATCGGCAACGCCATCCGCTCGGCGACCGGCCGGCGCCTGCGCGACCTGCCCTTCACCCCCGACCGGATGCGGGAGTCGACCGCCACCGGATAG